One Mercurialis annua linkage group LG3, ddMerAnnu1.2, whole genome shotgun sequence DNA window includes the following coding sequences:
- the LOC126675160 gene encoding uncharacterized protein LOC126675160 translates to MSYSYRYNQMVEIYEKKEGPYYRAKIIGCGQAKYLVRYETVYVFVKKGERKLKTAAVDAAEIRPDPPRNNIKNFNAGDRVDVSIYEEEDSWWVGFVLKRCHNGYIVKLESNGNEVHCETFRIRRHFDFDNGQWISNSHRPAARDDRSHGTQDDDHQSAAS, encoded by the exons ATGTCATACTCATATAGATACAATCAAATGGTTGAGATATACGAAAAAAAGGAAGGACCATACTACAGAGCCAAGATTATTGGCTGTGGACAAGCCAAATACTTAGTAAGATACGAAACGGTATACGTTTTCGTTAAAAAGGGAGAGCGGAAGTTGAAGACTGCGGCGGTTGACGCGGCGGAGATCAGGCCTGATCCGCCGAGGAATAATATCAAGAATTTCAATGCGGGTGATAGAGTTGATGTGTCTATTTATGAAGAAGAGGATTCTTGGtgggttggttttgttttgaaaaggtGTCATAATGGCTATATTGTAAAGCTGGAGAGTAATGGGAATGAAGTGCACTGTGAAACTTTCAGAATCAGACGgcattttgattttgataatgGCCAATGGATTTCTAATTCACATAG GCCTGCTGCTAGAGATGATAGATCCCATGGGACTCAAGATGATGATCATCAGTCTGCTGCTAGTTAG
- the LOC126674777 gene encoding protein FAR1-RELATED SEQUENCE 5-like, translating into MENREFGKVSDNIEVDQNNESLDSHTNVLNQELTTDQILKKVVYNEEEAYELYRKYGFSKGFSVRKGKQSYYSGTKNIKTKDYYCSKEGLKYDNRTSEASFSKLDSRTGCKAMVRFVIDEQGAWRVNRVVDEHNHLFASPTKRHLLRSGRSVSLFKGVVLNSMVNAGIRTVDAYSYMAEEGGGDENIGFTKKDCYNYIDIEKNKIIEVGDSQSLVNHFKRKASEEGEMFYWDVQLDERGRMTNFYWRDGRSKVDYDNFGDVIVFDTTYRTNRYDLVCAPFVGVNHHWKNVIFGCAFLSDERDETFEWLFNTFLESMGNRAPKTIFTDQDKAMEKAIGKVLHTTRHRLCLWHISKNAASHLGALNSNQLFHNIFNKCLQGCESETEFEETWGKMIIEYTDGSHKWLNKMYKRRFKWCTALNKDIFDGGIKSSQRSESTNNVLNGIANKSTSLTKFVIAFENMVKKWRKTEGEDDFNCYQKTPTRAIKCSNILKDAADIYTHKLYKLFEKGYLDGCGAVNFKEIACEEGLLRYDCTMQGKDSRIRVVFLDMSTMELNCSCRKFETLGLLCSHALAILQFRNVSEIPKQFILKRWTKEVKTRIHSYLNEKSLNDGREIEIVWRNQAMSYAYDIVTMGQAHEETREIIWRMFDDGYKELKNYFKNLCSNNQSKIKKYKASSFRDEANNENCVLDPPIAKTKGVSNSRFKGFLEKKKKTNKSQKKIREKNKVQVALDMDTADTVVQEGAPIISSTAPMISIPPVFLNFLDRSIDSNLHNVHSYHGYLPNISNQINNSIWHMSSQQNSFVNLTMDESNVSFPANLQGTHFSESLSQGHNFEWSSHN; encoded by the exons ATGGAAAATCGAGAATTTGGAAAAGTGAGTGATAATATAGAAGTCGACCAGAATAATGAATCACTTGATAGTCATACTAATGTCTTAAACCAAGAACTTACGACCGatcaaattttgaaaaaagtGGTGTATAATGAAGAAGAAGCATATGAGTTATATCGAAAGTATGGATTTTCCAAAGGTTTTAGTGTCAGAAAAGGAAAACAATCATATTACAGTGggacaaaaaatatcaaaacaaaagATTATTATTGTTCAAAGGAAGGATTGAAATATGATAATCGGACAAGTGAAGCAAGTTTCAGTAAGTTAGATTCTAGAACTGGGTGTAAGGCCATGGTACGCTTTGTTATTGATGAACAAGGTGCATGGAGGGTAAATCGTGTTGTAGATGAACACAATCATTTATTTGCTTCACCAACAAAAAGACATTTACTAAGGTCGGGTAGGTCGGTTTCCCTTTTTAAAGGGGTTGTATTAAACTCTATGGTAAATGCAGGTATTCGAACAGTTGATGCGTATTCATATATGGCAGAAGAAGGTGGGGGTGATGAAAATATTGGGTTCACAAAAAAAGATTGTTACAATTACATTGATATAGAgaagaataaaataattgaaGTTGGAGATTCTCAGAGTTTGGTTAATCATTTTAAACGAAAGGCAAGTGAAGAGGGAGAAATGTTTTATTGGGACGTACAACTTGATGAAAGAGGAAGAATGACAAATTTTTATTGGCGTGATGGTAGATCTAAAGTTGACTATGATAATTTTGGTGATGTTATAGTCTTTGATACCACATACCGGACAAATAGATATGATTTAGTATGCGCACCATTTGTGGGGGTTAACCACCATTGGAAAAATGTGATATTTGGGTGCGCATTCCTCTCAGATGAGAGAGATGAAACATTTGAGTGGTTGTTCAATACATTTTTGGAGTCCATGGGTAACCGAGCACCAAAAACAATTTTCACTGACCAAGACAAGGCAATGGAGAAAGCAATAGGAAAAGTGTTGCATACTACCCGCCATCGTTTATGTCTTTGGCATATCTCTAAAAATGCAGCTTCTCATTTAGGTGCACTGAACTCTAATCAactatttcataatatttttaataaatgtttgcaAGGATGTGAGTCAGAAACAGAATTTGAAGAAACATGGGGCAAGATGATCATTGAATATACAGATGGAAGTCATAAGTGGCTCAATAAGATGTATAAAAGAAGGTTTAAATGGTGCACAGCTCTTAATAAAGATATCTTTGATGGTGGTATAAAATCTTCTCAAAGAAGTGAGAGCACAAATAATGTTTTGAATGGAATAGCTAATAAATCCACATCTCTTACCAAGTTTGTGATTGCATTTGAAAATATGGTAAAGAAATGGCGAAAGACTGAAGGAGAAGATGATTTTAATTGTTACCAAAAAACTCCTACGCGTGCAATTAAGTGTAGTAATATTCTAAAAGACGCAGCTGATATTTATACTCATAAGCTGTATAAATTGTTTGAGAAAGGGTATCTTGATGGATGTGGAGCTGTTAATTTCAAAGAAATTGCATGTGAGGAAGGATTGTTGAGGTATGATTGCACGATGCAAGGAAAAGATTCAAGAATAAGAGTTGTATTTCTTGACATGTCTACTATGGAACTAAATTGTTCGTGTAGAAAATTTGAGACTCTTGGTTTACTATGTTCTCATGCATTGGCTATTCTACAATTTAGAAATGTATCTGAAATTCCTAagcaatttattttgaaaaggtGGACCAAGGAAGTAAAGACAAGAATTCACtcatatttaaatgaaaaatccTTAAATGATGGACGTGAAATTGAAATTGTATGGAGGAATCAAGCTATGTCATATGCTTATGATATTGTAACAATGGGCCAAGCACATGAAGAAACAAGGGAAATTATATGGCGTATGTTTGATGATGGATATAAAGAACTCAAGaattattttaagaatttatgtTCAAATAATCAGTCCAAAATAAAGAAATACAAAGCTAGTAGCTTTCGAGATGAAGCCAACAATGAAAATTGTGTATTAGATCCTCCTATTGCAAAAACTAAAGGAGTTTCTAATTCAAGGTTTAAAGgatttttagagaaaaaaaagaagacaaATAAATCGCAGAAGAAGATCAGAGAAAAAAATAAGG tGCAAGTGGCTCTTGATATGGATACAGCAGATACAGTTGTGCAAGAAGGTGCTCCAATAATTTCATCCACTGCTCCTATGATTTCTATTCCACCCGTCttcttaaattttttggatCGATCAATAGATTCCAATTTGCACAAT GTACATTCATACCATGGTTATTTACCGAATAtatctaatcaaattaataattctatatGGCACATGTCTTCACAACAG AATTCATTTGTTAACTTGACCATGGATGAATCAAATGTCTCTTTCCCTGCTAATTTGCAAGGAACACATTTTTCAGAAAGTCTATCTCAG GGACATAATTTTGAATGGAGTTCTCATAATTGA
- the LOC126674505 gene encoding uncharacterized protein LOC126674505, which yields MSIYHQNEIVEIKLVGNISFCPARILEVIGQHHLTYRVQYLARFSDEASTLPLIEELPILYLRPTPPELNDRNFVVNDLVDAYRNGNWHKGIISDIAAGPIYCVVLPIGVVFTDRVRFHADWSAVPAYMIPSLTISSNLPEVIIRYVPRGNGQ from the exons ATGTCAATCTATCATCAAAATGAAATTGTCGAGATCAAGCTGGTAGGAAATATATCATTCTGCCCGGCAAGGATTCTTGAAGTTATTGGGCAGCATCACCTCACCTACAGAGTACAGTACCTAGCCCGCTTCTCCGACGAAGCCTCAACGTTGCCGTTGATTGAGGAGCTTCCAATCTTGTATTTGAGACCTACTCCGCCAGAACTGAACGATAGGAATTTTGTGGTGAATGATCTCGTTGATGCTTATCGTAATGGTAACTGGCATAAGGGTATAATTTCAGATATCGCTGCTGGTCCTATTTACTGCGTGGTTCTGCCGATTGGTGTAGTTTTTACTGATCGGGTCAGGTTTCATGCTGATTGGTCTGCAGTTCCTGCTTACATGATTCCCTC gttgaCCATTAGTAGTAATTTGCCGGAAGTGATTATTCGCTATGTGCCTCGAGGAAATGGCCAATAA